Below is a window of bacterium DNA.
TCTTCGGGGCGCCCCCTGCGGGTCCAGGGCTATGTCGAGAAGGACGGCGCCGAGGGGCTCCGCAGGCGCCTGGTTGTGCGCAACTGCACCTCGGTGGGGGGGGAGTGGGCGCCCCCGAAGCGGGTGGCGCCGAAGCCGGAGAAGCACGAGCGGCCGCGGCCGCCGGCGCAGCAGAACGCTTCCCTGTGGGAACAGCAGGGCCCGGAGACCCCGGGGTGAGCGAAAATCGGCTTGAAAAATGGTTTATTTTATGGTACAGGATTCAACGAAAAGAATACCCGTGGACGGAGGGATGACGATGCCGCCCGGCAGGCCGTGGAGGCAGGAGAAGTACCGCAGACTGCAGGCCATCGCGCAAAAGCGCGGCGGGGAGAAAAAATAACCATCGGTGTCATCGGCGGGTCCATCACCGAGGCGGGACCGGCCATTCCCCCTCCGGAACGCTACGGCGGCATCCTGCAGGCCTGGTGGCAAAAGGCCTTTGCGAATGCGCTCGTTGACTTGATCAATGCCGGCGTTGGCGCCACGCGCTCAGATTATGGGGCGTTGCGGGTTCAGCGCGATCTGCTGCGCTTCAAGCCCGACCTGGTGGTGCTCGAATTTGCGGTGAACGACCCGCCGACGCGAGAATACGCAGAATCCTATGAGGGCATGGTCAGACAGATTTTAACATCCGCGCATACCCCCGCCCTCGTGCTCCTGTTCATGACCCAGAAGAACAGAGTCACGGCGCAAGTGTGGGAACAGAAAATCGGCGCCCATTATCAGCTGATGATGATCAGCTACCATGAAGCGCTGTGGCATGAGCTGCGCGCCGGACGGCTGACATGGGATCAGTTTTACCCCGACCATGTTCATCCCAATCCTGCAGGGCACAGCCTGGTCGGCACTTTGCTCACGGAGGCGATGGAGCGGGCCCTGGAACCATTCAATCCTCCACCAAGTCCGACAGCGGTCCAACCTCTGCCCGTGCCACTGATCTCCGCTGTTTTTGAAAATACTCTGTTCCTTGACGCACAGGATATGATTCCGAGCGTCCAACAGGGCTGGACGTTTGACCGGTCAGGAAAAGAACCCGCCGGCTGGCGCTGCGCGACGCCTGGCAGCATCATCGAATTTGAAATCAGCGGCCAACAGCTCTACCTTTTATTTTGGAAAGTGAACGGGCCCATGGGCCAAGTCCGGGCAACGGTCGACGGTCGGAATCCGATCATGTTGGACGCCTGGTTCGAGGAGACCTGGGGGGGATACCCGCACATGGAGCGCATCAGCGGCATCCTGCAACAGAGCAACCATGTGCTCCGCATCGAACTTTTATCTGATAAAAATCAACAGAGCACGGGAAACGAGTTTCGGCTTCTCTGCATCGGATCAACGCTCGTCAGAGTCTGAACCGGCGTCCGCGCTTTTTGCTTCCCTTTCATGGCCATTTCGGCGCTCAGAGTCAAACCAGGAGACCGACCGTGGAGTTTTTACTTGAATTTCTTCTGTTCATCGTATGTTTATTGATCCCGGCACCATCGT
It encodes the following:
- a CDS encoding SGNH/GDSL hydrolase family protein, with protein sequence MKNGLFYGTGFNEKNTRGRRDDDAARQAVEAGEVPQTAGHRAKARRGEKITIGVIGGSITEAGPAIPPPERYGGILQAWWQKAFANALVDLINAGVGATRSDYGALRVQRDLLRFKPDLVVLEFAVNDPPTREYAESYEGMVRQILTSAHTPALVLLFMTQKNRVTAQVWEQKIGAHYQLMMISYHEALWHELRAGRLTWDQFYPDHVHPNPAGHSLVGTLLTEAMERALEPFNPPPSPTAVQPLPVPLISAVFENTLFLDAQDMIPSVQQGWTFDRSGKEPAGWRCATPGSIIEFEISGQQLYLLFWKVNGPMGQVRATVDGRNPIMLDAWFEETWGGYPHMERISGILQQSNHVLRIELLSDKNQQSTGNEFRLLCIGSTLVRV